The sequence ATGATGGTCCCGCTGCCCGCGCTGGCCAGGATGATGGTCCCGTCGGGGGGCAGTCCCAGTGCTTCCCGCGCTGCGGCCCTGTCCGGCAGGGTCGGCCCCTCGGCCACATAGCCCGTGTACCAGACGGGGCACGCGATGTCGGCCACGCGCGAGAACGTCAGGTCCAGCCGGATGAGGTCCGGGTCGGAGTGGACCAGGACTCCGTCGAACCAGGGGTTGAGCCAGCCCAGGACGCGCTTTTCGAATTTGGCCTGGTCCTTCTTCTCCACGAGGATGTCGCGAACGCTGCACAGGACCGCGGCCGGGCGCGGACGGCGGCGGTTGCATTCAAGCAGCGGCAAAAGTTCCCGGGCGAAGACCCGGCGGCCGAAGGGGAACATCTCGATGAGCAGCACGTCGGGTTCCAGATCGCGGAAGAGGTCCAGGAGCATGGCCTCCCGTTCCCGCCACGTGTTTTCGAGTTCGCCGTCCACGGCCAGGACGCTGCCGTAGTTTTCGTCCATGCGGATGGCCGGCATGGCATGATGGCGCACGTTGTCCGGCATGGGGATGGGCACGTCCGCGCCGCCCGTGACCAGGTCCACGGTCAGGGGGGCCAGGGCACGGTCGATGGCCATGCTGCGGAAGAGGTGACCGATACCGAAAACGTATTGCGTATAGTGCAGGATTTTCACGAAAGCCTCACATTGGTGCAATGGACGCGCAGGCCCACGCCGTCCAGGATCAGCAGGTGCAGCGCCCGCTTGGCCACGTCGGCCGAAGCGCCCGGCAGGAAGGGGGAGCCCTCAAGATGGTTCAGCAGAATTTTGATGACGCCCAGGTGGGTGATCATGAGGATGCGCTCGCCGTCGCGGCCGCGGACCGTCTCATCGATTGTGGCCAGGGCCCTTTTCAGGACCAGGCGGCGGCTTTCACCGCCTGGAGGCGTGAAATCCCAGCCCAGGGCCTCCTGGGCTTCGATCAGGCCTGGGTGGTCCCGGCGCAGGCCCGCCACCGTGAGTCCCGTCCATGCGCCCCAGTCCTGCTCGCGCAGGCCCGGGGCGATTTTGGGGGTGTGCTCGGAAAAGAGCAGCCGAGCCGTTTCCCGCGCCCGCAGCAGAGGGCTGGTCACGACACGGTCCCACGGGCCGTGGGCGGCCAGGGCGTCATGCCAGCTGCGCGGGTCGAAGTCCGGGTCCAGGGGTGTGTCGCTCACTCCCTGGATGCGCTTCTCCCGGTTCCAGGCCGTGGGGCCGTGGCGCAGCAGGCCGATGACGTTCATGGCCGCCTCCCGGCGCAGACCTTTTCCATGACGGCGAGCATCTCCCGGTAATTGGCGGCGATGTCGTGAACGCGCAGCACGCGTTCGCGGGCCTGCCTGCCCAGCCGCCTGCGCCGGTCCGCGTCGCGCAGCAGTTCGCTCACTGCCGAGACGAAGGCCTCGGGGGAAAAGGGCGGGACGATGATCCCGGCCTCTCCGTCGGCCACGACCTCGGGGGCGCCGTCATGGCTGGTGGCCACCACGGGCAGGCCGCAGCACTGCGCCTCCAGATAGACCATGCCCAGGGCCTCGCCGATGCCGGGGAAGGCAAAGAGGTCGCCGGCCTGGTACCAGGCGTGCATGTCCTGCGGCGCGATGCGGCCGGCGAAGGTGTGCGCCTCCGGCAGGGCCCGTAGCGCCCGATCTTCGAGGCGGGCGCGCCCGGCGCCATCGCCAAGGATCAGCAGGTGCAGTTCCGGGAACTCCGGCTTCAGAGCCGCGCAGGCGTCGATGACGAAGGCGACGCCGTCCTCCTTCAGGCCGGGCCGCATCATCGCCGCCGTGACAATGATCAGTTTTCCTTCCAGCCCCAGGCGCGCACGGGTGGCGGCAGCCAGGTCCGAGTTCAGGGGGAAATTCTCCGTGCGAATGCCGGGGCGGATGTAGACAATGCGCTCCGGCGGCAGCAGCCGTCCGAGGTTCTCCACGTCGCGCAGCTTGTTGACGAAGACCACGTCGGCCCGCTCCAGGGCCATGCGGTTCAGGTGGAACCCGGCCCAGGTTTTCAGGCGCTTGCGGTACTTAGTGGCGTAGGAGCCCGCCAGGATGAAATAGGGCAGGCGGTGGCGGGCGGCGATGAACGGCCCGAAGGGGTCCGGGCCGCGATAGTAGGTGTGGTAGGTGAACCAGCAGTCCGGGCGGGCGCGTCGCACGGCCCTGTCGGCCTTCCAGACTTCAGCGAAGGCCCCGGGCCACTCTTGCGGGCGCAGGAAGATCCATTCCGTTGTCCGGCTCAAGGGCACCATGACCTCGTGTCCCTCGGCCTCCATGGCCGCGACAACGTCCCGGGCGATGGACACCAGGCCCGACGACCGGGGGTGGTCCAGGGCACGGAATGTAGGGTAATAGGCGATGCGCATAACGCCTACAGGTTCGTCAGATTGCGGTACAGGGCGACGAGTTCGACAATGAGCTTTTGGTTGTCGAAGACCTCGGTCACTTTCCGCCTGGCCGCCGGGATGATTTTCGCGCGCAGCGCCTGGTCCGTGACAATTCGTTTAAGGGCTGCGGCCATTTCTTCGGGCCGCGTGGCGTCGACCAGGAGCCCCGTCTCCTCGTGCTCGACCAGTTCGGGAATGCCCGAAACCCGCGTGCCGATGACCGGTACGCCCAGCGCCATGCTCTCGGCCAGGACGTTGGGGATGCCGTCGCGGTCGCCGCTTTTGGCGATGCGGCAGCCGAGCACGAAGCAGTCGGCGGCCTGGAAGCGCTCCAGGACCTGTTCGTGGGCCATGGTGCCCGGCATCTCCACATGCCCTTCCAGCCCCAGTTCGCGCACGCGCGCCTTGACGGCATCCTTTTCGTCGCCGCTGCCGATGAGCACGTAGCGGAAGGGGAAATCCTCCCTGGCCAGCAGCGCCAGGGCTTCGAGGATGTCGGGGATGCCCTTCTTCTCGACGATGCGGGCGATGGTCAGGAAGGTGTAGGGCGGCTCGGGCGTGCGCGTCACCGCGTGGGCGAAAAAGAGCTCAAGGTCGATGCCGTGGTATACGCAGTGCACTTCGCGACGCCCCTGCACGAGATTTTCCAGGAAGGCCTTGTTGAATTTCGTGCAGGTCACCACGAAGCGGGCCTTGTCTATCTTCTCGGCCAGCTGCGTGGCGTCGGAGGTGTAGATGTCCTTGGCGTGGGCCGTGAAGCTGAAGGGCACGCCGCAGATCTCCGAGGCGAACATGGCCACGGAGGTCGGGCTGTGGGCGAAGTGGGCGTGCAGGTGGGCCAGGTTCAGGCCACTGGCGTGGTGCACCAGATAGCCGGCCTGGAAAAAGTGCTTGAAGGTCATGAAGTTGCGGTTGTGCAGGAATCGCTTGCACGCCAGCCGGAAACTTTTCGCGTACCCTGCGGGGTGGGACAGCAGGGTGCGCAGGTTCGGCCACACGAAGCGGTGCAGACTGATCCAGAACTCGGACGGCAGGTAGGTCACGCGGGCCCGTATGGCCTCCACGGACTTGTGGGTGAAGCTCTCGCGGGGCTGGCGCATGGAGAATATGTGCACCGTGAGGCCCTGCTCTTCGAGGAGGCGGATCTCGTTGGAGATGAAGGTCTCTGAAATGCGGGGATAGCCCTTGAGGACCATGCCCATGACGGGTGTGTTCATGCCTGTGCTCCGAAGCTCTGGATTCGCTGGTTGATGATCTCAAAGGCGGTCATGGGGAAGTCGGCCAGGGCCGCTTCGTAGGGGCCCGGCTCGTGCAGGAGTTTTACGATGCGTTCGAGCATGGGGGCCGGTTCGACGGTCTCCCATGGGATGTATTCCAGCAGCCCCCTGGCGGCGAAGAGCCTGGCCCGGATGAGCTGCTCCTCGCGCGGGACGCTGCGCGGGATGATGAGCGACGGGCGGGCCGCGCAGACGATTTCGCACATGGTGTTGTAGCCGCCCATGGATACGACGCAATCGGCGGCCAGGATGGCCTTTTCCATCTTGCGATAGAATTTGCAAATGCGCACCTTGAGCTTGCGAGCCCTGGCCGCAAGTTGATCATAAAGGTTTTCCGCCAGCATCGGGCCGGTCACGATCATGGATTTGAACGGCGGGTGGGGCAGGGTCTCAAGCATGGTCAGGTAGGTGTCCACGACCTTGTATCCGTCTCCCCCTCCGCCGGCAGTGACCAGCACGAGTTTTTCACCCGGCGCTATGTTCATGCCGTGGCGGAGGCGCGGACGATGCTGGAAGCGCGGGATCTGCCGGGGGATGTATCCGGTGAAATGCATTTTTGGGGCGATGTGGGCAGGAATGTCGTATTCCCGGACAGGATCGTATATGTCCCGGCTCCCGTAGACCCAGATCTCTGAATAGAGGGTGTCCAGGGCTTCGTAGATATTTTTTTTGCGCCACTCCGTGATGGTGCTCTCGGGACTGTCCATGATGTCGCGCAGGCCGAGCACGACGTGAGTTTGCGGACAGTGTTCGCGCAGCCAGCGCAGCGTCGGGACCACCTCGCGCTTGAGACCCAGCGGTGCCTTGTCGACCAGAAAGAGGGATGGCTTGAAGGCCTTGGCCGTGGCCAGGATGATGTTCTGACGAATGGCCAGGGCCATTTCGGGAGCGACCTTTATCGAATGGGGGACGTAGAGGTCGTTATTCTGTTTGATCATGCCCGGAATGCGCACGAAATCGATGCCGTGAGGAAAATCGAAACGACCGACAATGGGTGAACCCGTCAGGATGAGGATGTTGTGTTCCTCGGCCAGGATGTTCTGCGCCAGCGCCATGCTCCGGCGGATATGTCCCAGGCCGTAGGTGTCGTGGGAGTACATGAGAATGTTCACGGGAGGTCCTGCTGGGGATGACGCGTTTTAAGAGGGCTGCCCCGAAAAAAGGTGGAGTGGAAAAGGACTGGCATTATGCGCAAAAGATTTCCTTGTTGATCATAAATCCTAATTGATGCAGCCAGAGTGTGCAATTCAAATAGTGGGCTTTCGAAAGGATCTGCATGAGAACTCCTGAAGTATGTCCGGTTCCGCCTGAATTGACAAACATGACTCCATTGGTTTTGATGCGCCCGCCTGCGCAGGAGTAAACGTCGGATGCGCGGATGGCTTTGCCAAACGGTCCCGTGGCGCGGGACAAACATGGGTGGTGCGGGATATGATTATCGGAGTGGGTGTCGACATTGCGGAGCTGGAGAGAATCGCGCGATCGTATTCGCGGTTCGGCGATAAATTCAGCTCACGAATTCTGACTCCGGCGGAGATGGCCCTTGTCCCGGCCAATGCGGTCCCTTTTCTGGCCTCCCGCTTCGCGGCCAAGGAGGCGGCGGTCAAGGCCCTAGGTACGGGCTTCAGCGGGGGAATCACGTTCCAGGATATCGAGATTCGTTCCGATGCGCTCGGCAAGCCGCTGATCTTTTTTCACAACCAGGCCCAGCTCAGATGCCGGGACCTGAAGGTTCGGACCGCGCACATCACCCTGTCCCACAGCCGTGAAAACGCCGTGGCCATGGTCATCCTCGAAGGATGAGATTCAAGCCGAGGCCCATCCCGTTCACGACCGCGCCGATGCATGCGGGTCTGCCGTTTGAGGGCGCCCCGCAAGGTTGCTACTGCTGAATTTCAACCGTCGCCTCGTGCGCGCCGGACAGGGCCTGGGGCCCGC is a genomic window of Desulfomicrobium baculatum DSM 4028 containing:
- a CDS encoding glycosyltransferase family protein, which encodes MKILHYTQYVFGIGHLFRSMAIDRALAPLTVDLVTGGADVPIPMPDNVRHHAMPAIRMDENYGSVLAVDGELENTWREREAMLLDLFRDLEPDVLLIEMFPFGRRVFARELLPLLECNRRRPRPAAVLCSVRDILVEKKDQAKFEKRVLGWLNPWFDGVLVHSDPDLIRLDLTFSRVADIACPVWYTGYVAEGPTLPDRAAAREALGLPPDGTIILASAGSGTIIRDLLDPIMEAAILLGDRLPHKLIMFTGPNAPLEERRRLEDRSRAHPDATVQEFTPRFPDHVLACDLSVSRGGYNTTMNLLACGARGLMHPYGHDREQRMRLEALETLGHIGLLEDRDLEPSRLADVMEQALREQRGPLGRLRLQGDNESADIIRRLAAARP
- a CDS encoding histidine phosphatase family protein codes for the protein MNVIGLLRHGPTAWNREKRIQGVSDTPLDPDFDPRSWHDALAAHGPWDRVVTSPLLRARETARLLFSEHTPKIAPGLREQDWGAWTGLTVAGLRRDHPGLIEAQEALGWDFTPPGGESRRLVLKRALATIDETVRGRDGERILMITHLGVIKILLNHLEGSPFLPGASADVAKRALHLLILDGVGLRVHCTNVRLS
- a CDS encoding glycosyltransferase family 4 protein, with protein sequence MRIAYYPTFRALDHPRSSGLVSIARDVVAAMEAEGHEVMVPLSRTTEWIFLRPQEWPGAFAEVWKADRAVRRARPDCWFTYHTYYRGPDPFGPFIAARHRLPYFILAGSYATKYRKRLKTWAGFHLNRMALERADVVFVNKLRDVENLGRLLPPERIVYIRPGIRTENFPLNSDLAAATRARLGLEGKLIIVTAAMMRPGLKEDGVAFVIDACAALKPEFPELHLLILGDGAGRARLEDRALRALPEAHTFAGRIAPQDMHAWYQAGDLFAFPGIGEALGMVYLEAQCCGLPVVATSHDGAPEVVADGEAGIIVPPFSPEAFVSAVSELLRDADRRRRLGRQARERVLRVHDIAANYREMLAVMEKVCAGRRP
- a CDS encoding glycosyltransferase, translated to MNTPVMGMVLKGYPRISETFISNEIRLLEEQGLTVHIFSMRQPRESFTHKSVEAIRARVTYLPSEFWISLHRFVWPNLRTLLSHPAGYAKSFRLACKRFLHNRNFMTFKHFFQAGYLVHHASGLNLAHLHAHFAHSPTSVAMFASEICGVPFSFTAHAKDIYTSDATQLAEKIDKARFVVTCTKFNKAFLENLVQGRREVHCVYHGIDLELFFAHAVTRTPEPPYTFLTIARIVEKKGIPDILEALALLAREDFPFRYVLIGSGDEKDAVKARVRELGLEGHVEMPGTMAHEQVLERFQAADCFVLGCRIAKSGDRDGIPNVLAESMALGVPVIGTRVSGIPELVEHEETGLLVDATRPEEMAAALKRIVTDQALRAKIIPAARRKVTEVFDNQKLIVELVALYRNLTNL
- a CDS encoding glycosyltransferase family protein, which translates into the protein MNILMYSHDTYGLGHIRRSMALAQNILAEEHNILILTGSPIVGRFDFPHGIDFVRIPGMIKQNNDLYVPHSIKVAPEMALAIRQNIILATAKAFKPSLFLVDKAPLGLKREVVPTLRWLREHCPQTHVVLGLRDIMDSPESTITEWRKKNIYEALDTLYSEIWVYGSRDIYDPVREYDIPAHIAPKMHFTGYIPRQIPRFQHRPRLRHGMNIAPGEKLVLVTAGGGGDGYKVVDTYLTMLETLPHPPFKSMIVTGPMLAENLYDQLAARARKLKVRICKFYRKMEKAILAADCVVSMGGYNTMCEIVCAARPSLIIPRSVPREEQLIRARLFAARGLLEYIPWETVEPAPMLERIVKLLHEPGPYEAALADFPMTAFEIINQRIQSFGAQA
- a CDS encoding holo-[acyl-carrier-protein] synthase; this translates as MIIGVGVDIAELERIARSYSRFGDKFSSRILTPAEMALVPANAVPFLASRFAAKEAAVKALGTGFSGGITFQDIEIRSDALGKPLIFFHNQAQLRCRDLKVRTAHITLSHSRENAVAMVILEG